A window of the Pyrodictium abyssi genome harbors these coding sequences:
- a CDS encoding isocitrate/isopropylmalate dehydrogenase family protein, translating into MAVPRVLVIPGDGIGPEVTDAAMYVLEKTLDMYGIDLEIRYAEAGDTAARKYGEPLPSETLRLAKNWADVVLKGPVGETARDVVVVLRRELGVYANIRPARSLPGVVSVAPIDLVIVRENLEDVYAGIEFSVPGAAFAVKVVTEEGTRRVARVAARYASSRSGRVTIVHKANVLRVADGLFRDVARRVLEEEGVAVDEMYVDAAAMEMVRNPSRFDVVLTMNQYGDILSDLAAQVAGGLGLAPSANIGDGKALFEPVHGAAWDIAGKGVANPTAMILSAAMMLEYLGYREAASRMELAVEQALAAGFTTPDLGGGLSTMDYARAVAKFIQ; encoded by the coding sequence TTGGCGGTTCCGCGGGTGCTAGTCATACCAGGTGACGGTATAGGCCCCGAGGTAACAGATGCCGCTATGTACGTGCTCGAGAAGACTCTAGACATGTACGGGATAGACCTTGAGATACGTTACGCCGAGGCAGGGGATACTGCTGCCCGCAAGTACGGCGAGCCCTTGCCAAGCGAGACGCTGCGCCTAGCTAAGAACTGGGCTGACGTTGTGCTCAAGGGCCCGGTCGGCGAGACCGCGCGGGACGTTGTTGTGGTGCTGAGGAGGGAGCTAGGCGTCTACGCTAACATTCGTCCGGCCCGCAGCCTCCCCGGGGTCGTGAGCGTCGCGCCGATAGACCTGGTGATAGTGCGGGAGAACCTGGAGGACGTCTACGCGGGTATAGAGTTCAGTGTGCCCGGCGCCGCGTTCGCCGTGAAGGTGGTGACGGAGGAGGGTACCCGGCGGGTGGCACGCGTAGCTGCACGCTACGCCTCCTCCCGCTCAGGCCGCGTGACCATAGTCCATAAGGCTAACGTGCTGCGGGTCGCCGACGGCTTGTTCCGGGACGTGGCGCGCCGTGTCCTAGAGGAGGAGGGTGTAGCCGTTGACGAGATGTATGTCGACGCTGCCGCGATGGAGATGGTCCGCAACCCCTCGCGCTTCGACGTAGTGCTCACCATGAACCAGTACGGTGATATTCTCAGCGACCTAGCGGCCCAGGTTGCTGGGGGCCTCGGGCTAGCCCCTTCGGCGAACATAGGCGATGGGAAGGCGCTCTTCGAGCCGGTGCACGGCGCTGCATGGGATATCGCTGGGAAGGGGGTGGCCAACCCGACTGCAATGATCCTCTCCGCGGCTATGATGCTCGAGTACCTGGGCTACCGCGAGGCAGCCTCGAGGATGGAGCTGGCCGTGGAGCAGGCGCTCGCAGCTGGCTTCACGACCCCGGACCTGGGCGGAGGCCTCTCTACAATGGATTATGCCCGGGCCGTGGCGAAGTTCATCCAGTAG
- a CDS encoding class I adenylate-forming enzyme family protein, with amino-acid sequence MACGYPETMVEALLCRQGEAGEKEAVVDTEGYTLSYEQLLAHASRAARLLSERYGLGENTVAAVAPINKAEAVIGLYAVWLTGAAAAVLDPLSHSMDLEMQLRQAEPRLMITHKGMEEAHCTVAEKLGARCIAAEDLAREAGDGAPWEGYTRPRAWDTAVIYFYAGIAGRTLPVLHTHSGIAASAHTVVAHYGLGPEDRVFASAPISHALGLQISMLSALYAGGTAVLYTKRGRLNPAHAAEALASSRASMVLGAPGFYQAILRAGYRGHEALRYAVSAGAPLPRETQEEWMKATGVELLQLYGMTEAAPLTATLPGDNPPGSIGKPMPGVEARLADPGNPEKPAEGAGELLARGPMVMRGYSEPEETRRAVLPGGWLRTGDILAVDEEGHFYFRGVRKRMLKYKGYPIFPRDLELILEQHPAVARAVVEGEPAGDLGQIPVARVWLRRGASATREELLNWVNSRVASYKQVRRLEIAGEE; translated from the coding sequence ATGGCGTGTGGCTACCCCGAGACGATGGTGGAGGCTCTCCTCTGCAGGCAAGGCGAGGCGGGCGAAAAGGAGGCGGTAGTGGACACGGAGGGCTACACACTGTCCTACGAGCAGCTACTCGCCCACGCCTCCCGCGCAGCCCGCCTGCTCTCCGAGCGCTACGGCCTCGGGGAGAACACCGTAGCCGCCGTAGCCCCGATAAACAAGGCTGAGGCCGTTATAGGCCTCTACGCTGTCTGGCTCACTGGGGCGGCAGCAGCGGTGCTCGACCCCCTGAGCCACAGCATGGACCTCGAGATGCAGCTACGCCAGGCAGAGCCCAGGCTCATGATAACCCACAAGGGGATGGAGGAAGCCCACTGCACGGTCGCGGAGAAGCTCGGAGCCCGCTGCATAGCGGCCGAGGACCTGGCCAGAGAGGCCGGGGACGGCGCCCCCTGGGAGGGCTACACCAGGCCACGGGCATGGGACACAGCAGTGATCTACTTCTACGCCGGGATAGCCGGCCGGACACTGCCAGTGCTCCACACCCACTCCGGGATAGCAGCGTCAGCGCACACCGTGGTAGCCCACTACGGCCTAGGGCCCGAAGACAGGGTGTTCGCCTCGGCGCCGATAAGCCACGCCCTAGGGCTACAAATATCCATGCTCTCCGCGCTCTATGCCGGAGGCACAGCGGTCCTCTACACGAAGAGGGGCCGCCTAAACCCAGCCCACGCCGCAGAGGCGCTAGCCTCAAGCCGGGCCTCCATGGTCCTGGGGGCGCCGGGCTTCTACCAGGCAATACTCCGTGCGGGCTACCGTGGCCACGAGGCGCTACGCTACGCGGTTAGCGCGGGCGCGCCACTGCCAAGGGAGACGCAAGAGGAGTGGATGAAGGCTACCGGGGTGGAGCTTCTACAGCTCTACGGCATGACCGAGGCGGCGCCGCTCACTGCGACGCTTCCCGGCGACAACCCGCCCGGGAGCATAGGGAAGCCCATGCCCGGCGTTGAGGCGCGTCTCGCCGACCCTGGGAACCCGGAGAAGCCTGCCGAGGGCGCTGGGGAGCTCCTAGCCCGCGGCCCAATGGTGATGCGGGGCTACAGCGAGCCCGAGGAGACGAGGCGCGCGGTCCTGCCCGGCGGCTGGCTGCGCACCGGCGACATACTCGCGGTCGACGAGGAGGGCCACTTCTACTTCCGCGGCGTCCGCAAGAGGATGCTCAAGTACAAGGGGTACCCGATATTCCCCAGGGACCTCGAGCTGATACTGGAGCAGCACCCTGCCGTCGCCCGCGCAGTGGTCGAGGGCGAGCCGGCTGGCGACCTCGGCCAGATACCGGTAGCCAGGGTGTGGCTTCGGCGCGGTGCTTCGGCGACAAGGGAGGAGCTGCTAAACTGGGTTAACAGCCGTGTAGCGAGCTATAAGCAGGTGCGGCGCCTAGAGATAGCAGGCGAGGAGTAG
- a CDS encoding ATP/GTP-binding protein — protein MGKIIVVFVGPAGCGKSTLVAAYSKWLREGDASVYTVNMDPAAETLPYEPSLDVRGIVDAREVARKYGLGPNGALVKSMELIAERLEEITSRVAAAEADYVLVDTPGQMEVFLFRDLSWRLAEALRGISPESYAVFVLDASVIRDPADYAFLVTMATAVQLRLGLETAPVLNKIDLAPGLEITGDLLRDFGRVSRALRESGSVYAEMLREMLRVLLKYNRRVEVPQVSALKGEGMEELHRLVLEMSCSCGDLS, from the coding sequence ATGGGCAAGATAATAGTGGTGTTTGTGGGGCCTGCCGGCTGCGGTAAGTCGACACTAGTAGCGGCTTACTCCAAGTGGCTACGAGAGGGCGACGCAAGCGTCTACACGGTTAACATGGACCCGGCGGCGGAGACGCTGCCATACGAGCCTAGCCTAGACGTGAGGGGCATCGTGGACGCTAGGGAGGTCGCGCGGAAGTACGGGCTCGGCCCCAACGGGGCGCTCGTCAAGAGCATGGAGCTCATAGCCGAGAGGCTAGAGGAGATAACATCCAGAGTAGCGGCTGCCGAAGCGGACTACGTGCTGGTGGACACGCCGGGCCAGATGGAGGTATTCCTCTTCCGCGACCTATCCTGGAGGCTCGCCGAGGCCCTCCGGGGGATCAGCCCCGAGAGCTACGCGGTATTCGTCCTAGACGCCTCGGTGATAAGGGACCCTGCGGACTACGCGTTCCTAGTAACCATGGCCACGGCGGTGCAGCTCCGCCTAGGGCTCGAGACGGCCCCCGTGCTCAACAAGATAGACCTAGCGCCAGGCCTGGAGATCACGGGCGACCTGCTACGCGACTTCGGCCGCGTCTCCCGCGCGCTACGCGAGTCCGGCAGCGTCTACGCCGAGATGCTACGCGAGATGCTGCGCGTACTGCTCAAGTACAACCGGCGCGTAGAGGTCCCCCAGGTCTCGGCGCTAAAAGGCGAGGGCATGGAGGAGCTACACCGCCTCGTGCTCGAGATGAGCTGCAGCTGCGGCGACCTCAGCTGA
- a CDS encoding ABC transporter ATP-binding protein: protein MFFAANAPRIEVSRFDYRALWEESSTYREKPHGKLEYILEVEGIRVEFGGIVAVDNAGFRLRPGEILAVIGPNGAGKTSLLNVVSGFYKPKSGRVVFEGRDITRLPPHARAKLGLARTFQHSELFKHMTVAENIMTGLEPWRRYSIVDAAFWTRRAQRWEEWAREKAERAIDLLELHEYRDQIVEGLPPGVQKRVDLARALAQDPKVVLMDEPMAGLSREEKEDLARAIVEVNETRGISFVLVEHDLEVVMDLCDNVVVMDSGRVIAEGPPHKVANDPRVIEAYIGG, encoded by the coding sequence TTGTTCTTCGCAGCTAACGCGCCCCGCATAGAGGTGAGCAGGTTCGATTACAGAGCGCTCTGGGAGGAAAGCAGCACCTACAGAGAGAAGCCCCACGGGAAGCTGGAATACATCCTCGAAGTAGAGGGCATAAGGGTAGAGTTCGGCGGCATAGTAGCCGTAGACAACGCGGGCTTTAGGCTACGCCCCGGCGAGATTCTCGCCGTAATAGGCCCCAACGGGGCGGGCAAGACCAGCCTCCTGAACGTAGTCTCCGGGTTCTACAAGCCGAAGAGCGGTAGAGTAGTGTTCGAGGGCAGGGATATCACCCGGCTCCCGCCCCACGCGAGGGCCAAGCTAGGGCTAGCCAGGACCTTCCAGCACAGCGAGCTATTCAAGCACATGACGGTAGCCGAGAACATCATGACGGGCCTCGAGCCGTGGAGGCGCTACAGCATAGTAGACGCCGCGTTCTGGACCCGCCGGGCCCAGCGCTGGGAGGAGTGGGCGAGGGAGAAGGCTGAGAGGGCTATCGACCTCCTCGAGCTCCACGAGTACCGGGACCAGATTGTCGAGGGCCTGCCTCCCGGTGTGCAGAAGCGCGTAGACCTGGCGAGAGCGCTCGCCCAGGACCCGAAGGTAGTGCTGATGGACGAGCCTATGGCGGGCCTCAGCAGGGAGGAGAAGGAGGACCTAGCGCGCGCCATAGTGGAGGTCAACGAGACCCGAGGCATCTCCTTCGTGCTCGTGGAGCACGACCTAGAGGTTGTGATGGATCTCTGCGACAACGTGGTTGTCATGGACTCTGGCCGCGTCATAGCCGAGGGGCCGCCGCACAAGGTGGCCAACGACCCACGCGTGATAGAAGCCTACATAGGAGGGTGA
- the ilvC gene encoding ketol-acid reductoisomerase, translated as MARIYTDQDASLDPLRDKTIAVIGYGSQGRAQALNLRDSGLDVIIGLRPGKSWELAEKEGFKVYRVDEAVKRADVVMMLIPDMVQPEVWKNQVEPHLREGMTVDFAHGFTVHYGLIKPPEYVDVVMVAPKSPGAKVREEFVAGRGVPALVAVYQDYTSRALETALAIAKGIGATRAGVIETTFKEETETDLIGEQTVLVGGLMELIKKGFETLVELGYQPEVAYFEVLNEAKLIMDLIWRYGITGMLERVSVTARYGGLTVGPKIIDDRVKENMKKAAERVRSGEFAKEWVEEYRKGMPRLQKLLEETRSHEIERVGKEMRRLLFGG; from the coding sequence GTGGCGAGGATATACACAGACCAGGATGCTAGCCTAGATCCGCTCCGTGACAAGACCATAGCGGTAATAGGCTACGGTAGCCAGGGCCGTGCCCAGGCCCTCAACCTCCGCGATAGCGGGCTAGACGTCATAATAGGGCTTAGGCCGGGGAAGAGCTGGGAGCTCGCCGAGAAAGAGGGGTTCAAGGTATACCGGGTGGACGAGGCGGTCAAACGGGCGGACGTAGTAATGATGCTCATACCCGACATGGTCCAGCCCGAGGTCTGGAAGAACCAGGTGGAGCCACACCTACGCGAGGGCATGACGGTGGACTTCGCCCACGGCTTCACGGTGCACTACGGCCTAATCAAGCCGCCCGAGTACGTGGACGTCGTCATGGTGGCGCCTAAGAGCCCTGGCGCTAAGGTCCGTGAGGAGTTTGTCGCGGGCCGCGGCGTACCAGCCCTCGTAGCAGTATACCAGGACTATACCAGCCGTGCCCTGGAGACCGCTCTCGCCATAGCTAAGGGCATTGGGGCGACGCGGGCGGGCGTCATAGAGACCACTTTCAAGGAGGAGACAGAGACGGACCTCATAGGCGAACAGACGGTGCTCGTCGGCGGGCTCATGGAGCTGATAAAGAAGGGCTTCGAGACACTCGTGGAGCTGGGCTACCAGCCCGAGGTAGCGTACTTCGAGGTACTCAACGAGGCCAAGCTGATAATGGACCTCATATGGAGGTACGGTATCACGGGCATGCTGGAAAGGGTCTCCGTCACGGCTCGCTACGGCGGCCTGACAGTAGGGCCGAAGATCATAGACGACAGGGTCAAGGAGAACATGAAGAAGGCTGCTGAGCGGGTACGCAGCGGCGAGTTCGCCAAGGAGTGGGTGGAGGAGTACAGGAAGGGGATGCCGAGGCTTCAGAAGCTCCTCGAGGAGACGCGGAGCCACGAGATAGAGCGCGTGGGCAAGGAGATGCGCCGCCTCCTCTTCGGTGGCTAG
- a CDS encoding ACT domain-containing protein — MASQCTGIYVIEVSAFNGMDAVMRLSNMARRAKLEYRNISASFDGRVVRLRIEAAGEEKEVHWLAAKMERMPEVYAVAAKRLS, encoded by the coding sequence GTGGCCAGCCAGTGCACCGGGATATACGTGATAGAGGTATCCGCGTTCAACGGGATGGACGCCGTAATGAGGCTAAGCAATATGGCGCGCCGAGCTAAGCTAGAGTACCGCAACATATCCGCCAGCTTCGATGGCAGAGTGGTCCGGCTGAGAATAGAAGCGGCTGGCGAGGAGAAGGAGGTACACTGGCTAGCAGCCAAGATGGAGAGGATGCCCGAGGTCTACGCGGTAGCAGCCAAGAGGCTATCGTGA
- a CDS encoding homocitrate synthase/isopropylmalate synthase family protein, protein MRVFDTTLRDGDQMPGIELDFYDKIEILRALDELGVDVIEAGFPASSEIDRRAVRAAVREASRARIAALARAHPRDVDEAAAAEAHIIHVFIATSDVHMKYKLRMTRDQVVERAVEAVERARSYGATVLFSAEDATRSDPGFLVRIYRSVVEAGASYINIPDTVGTATPWYMEWLVGLIRRSLPSWVWIDVHCHDDFGMATANTLAGVRAGADGVQVTVNGFGERAGNAALEEVVAALHYLMDRSTGIRMELLTPVSRLVASKFGVETPPNKAIVGRNAFAHEAGIHVHGVLKNPATYEPLPPEAVGNRRRIVLGRHSGRAAVEWALQSIGVTPEPALVKYILDRLKENAPRMKKVSEDIIVRWINEYMERRAETPYPRPV, encoded by the coding sequence ATAAGGGTCTTCGATACAACCCTCCGTGACGGAGACCAGATGCCTGGAATAGAGCTAGACTTCTACGACAAGATAGAGATTCTACGAGCCCTCGACGAGCTTGGCGTCGACGTGATAGAGGCTGGGTTCCCCGCCTCCTCCGAGATAGACCGTAGAGCCGTGAGAGCAGCTGTCAGGGAGGCCTCTAGAGCCAGGATCGCCGCCCTTGCCAGGGCCCATCCACGCGACGTGGACGAGGCGGCAGCGGCTGAAGCACACATAATCCACGTGTTCATAGCCACCAGCGACGTGCACATGAAGTACAAGCTGAGGATGACACGGGACCAGGTGGTGGAACGGGCTGTCGAGGCGGTCGAGCGGGCGCGGAGCTACGGCGCTACCGTCCTATTCTCGGCCGAGGACGCGACGAGGAGCGACCCTGGGTTCCTCGTTAGGATATACCGGAGCGTTGTCGAGGCTGGTGCTAGCTACATAAACATACCGGACACCGTGGGCACCGCGACCCCCTGGTATATGGAGTGGCTTGTGGGCCTCATAAGGAGGAGTCTCCCGTCCTGGGTCTGGATAGACGTACACTGCCATGACGACTTCGGCATGGCTACTGCTAATACGTTGGCCGGCGTTAGGGCGGGGGCAGACGGCGTCCAGGTCACTGTGAACGGGTTCGGCGAGAGAGCTGGCAACGCCGCGCTAGAGGAGGTCGTGGCTGCGTTACACTACCTCATGGACCGCAGCACTGGCATCCGAATGGAGCTGCTAACGCCCGTGTCGCGGCTAGTGGCGAGCAAGTTCGGTGTAGAGACGCCTCCTAACAAGGCGATTGTGGGGCGTAACGCGTTCGCCCACGAGGCTGGTATACACGTGCACGGTGTGCTGAAGAACCCTGCAACGTACGAGCCGTTGCCGCCCGAGGCTGTAGGCAACCGTCGGCGGATAGTCCTGGGGCGCCACAGCGGCCGCGCCGCGGTCGAATGGGCTCTCCAGAGCATCGGCGTGACCCCGGAGCCAGCGCTCGTGAAGTACATCCTGGACAGGCTGAAGGAGAACGCGCCGAGGATGAAGAAGGTCAGCGAGGACATAATAGTCCGCTGGATAAACGAGTACATGGAGCGACGTGCTGAGACGCCTTATCCAAGGCCAGTCTAG
- the ilvB gene encoding biosynthetic-type acetolactate synthase large subunit, with translation MVDHIARVLKDLGATQVFGVTGGSIMGLFDALALEDFEIYMFRHEQGAAHAADAYGRIARRPGIALATSGPGATNLVTGIANAYFDSAPMLAITGQVPTSVFGRDAFQETDIVGVTAPITKFAYQVKRPEEAGPAIRTAYRLAVEGRPGPTLIDLPRDVQLVRYEPVDEPEYLPIDFAKYQPPKPDPEAVASAARLLLAAARPVILVGAGVYWSGATAEVIELAERLQAPIVTTLPGKNAVPADHPLVLGPAGMHGRAEADAALANADVVLAVGTRFSDRTVGRFGPELREKKIIHIDIDPSEHGKNVPPAVSIVADAREALQAILREMKVVPKRDGRFIEWLLWIRRRYEDAMEKLAARMRKFAPWKVLKTLRQAVPRNTITVTGVGSHQMWSEIHWDVYVPGTWVTSAGLGTMGFCVPAALGAKIAARDRPVLCIDGDGSFQMTMNNLALVRDYDLPIIVTVFDNRALMLVKQWQIFLYDRRIVATEYSKWPDFTKIAEAYGIEAIRPASLEEINAAVRRAIRNNEPLIVVVDIDNNEDIVLPWVKPGDWLTDAILPPGMEDVSLVFREEKLTAAPAAGR, from the coding sequence GTGGTAGACCACATAGCCCGTGTTCTAAAAGACCTGGGCGCCACCCAGGTCTTCGGGGTAACCGGCGGCAGCATAATGGGGCTCTTCGACGCGCTAGCGCTCGAGGACTTCGAGATCTACATGTTCCGCCATGAGCAGGGAGCGGCGCACGCAGCCGACGCCTACGGCAGGATAGCCCGCAGGCCGGGAATAGCACTAGCAACAAGCGGCCCAGGCGCCACGAACCTTGTAACCGGCATAGCTAACGCCTACTTCGACTCCGCGCCCATGCTGGCTATCACCGGGCAGGTACCGACAAGCGTCTTCGGCCGCGACGCCTTCCAGGAGACAGACATCGTGGGCGTAACGGCGCCGATAACCAAGTTCGCCTACCAGGTGAAGAGGCCAGAAGAAGCCGGCCCGGCCATAAGAACGGCGTACAGGCTCGCGGTCGAGGGGAGGCCTGGCCCCACTCTCATCGACCTACCCAGAGACGTGCAGCTAGTACGCTACGAGCCAGTGGACGAGCCCGAGTATCTCCCAATAGACTTCGCCAAGTATCAGCCGCCGAAGCCCGACCCGGAGGCTGTTGCTAGCGCTGCACGCCTACTACTCGCGGCGGCAAGGCCCGTAATCCTGGTCGGTGCTGGTGTATACTGGTCCGGGGCTACAGCCGAGGTCATAGAGCTCGCTGAGCGGCTACAGGCGCCCATAGTGACAACACTCCCCGGCAAGAATGCTGTCCCTGCAGACCACCCCCTAGTGCTAGGCCCAGCTGGGATGCACGGCCGTGCAGAAGCGGACGCTGCTCTCGCTAACGCCGACGTAGTGCTCGCTGTAGGCACTAGGTTCTCCGACCGTACCGTTGGCAGGTTTGGGCCAGAGCTACGCGAGAAGAAGATAATCCACATAGACATCGACCCCAGTGAGCACGGCAAGAACGTGCCACCAGCTGTGAGCATTGTGGCTGATGCGCGGGAGGCGCTCCAGGCAATACTCCGCGAGATGAAGGTGGTGCCTAAGCGCGACGGGAGGTTCATCGAGTGGCTGCTCTGGATACGCCGCCGCTACGAGGACGCTATGGAGAAGCTAGCGGCCCGGATGAGGAAGTTCGCGCCCTGGAAGGTGTTGAAGACGCTCAGGCAGGCAGTGCCGCGCAATACGATAACCGTCACTGGTGTGGGCAGCCACCAGATGTGGTCAGAGATACACTGGGACGTATACGTGCCCGGCACCTGGGTGACGAGCGCAGGCCTAGGCACGATGGGGTTCTGTGTCCCGGCAGCGCTCGGCGCCAAGATAGCTGCGAGGGACCGCCCAGTACTCTGCATCGATGGCGACGGGAGCTTCCAGATGACTATGAATAACCTGGCCCTCGTGAGGGACTACGACCTACCCATAATAGTGACAGTATTCGACAACCGTGCGCTCATGCTGGTAAAGCAGTGGCAGATATTCCTCTACGACCGGAGGATAGTAGCTACCGAGTACAGCAAGTGGCCCGACTTCACGAAGATAGCTGAGGCCTACGGGATAGAGGCGATACGCCCAGCAAGCCTAGAGGAGATCAACGCAGCAGTACGCCGCGCTATCCGGAACAATGAGCCCCTCATAGTAGTGGTGGACATAGACAACAACGAGGACATAGTGCTGCCATGGGTGAAGCCCGGCGACTGGCTGACAGACGCGATACTGCCGCCCGGGATGGAGGATGTCAGCCTCGTTTTCCGCGAGGAGAAGCTAACAGCTGCCCCCGCAGCTGGGAGGTGA
- a CDS encoding aconitase/3-isopropylmalate dehydratase large subunit family protein, whose product MASLAQRIIEEHAVEKPRDGLGPGDIAVVEPDAVLVNDVTGLLALRVLEETGADGLVDCRRQRPQVVIAFDHYSPAPTAATATGHRRLRLFARERGCTLWDVGYGVMHQAAVEELVEPGWLVLGADSHTITYGALSVFSTGIGSTEAAYAMATGRLWLRVPEPLYVRLEGRLPEGVTGKDFVLRLLGVLGGDGAIYRSVEFHGPGVAALPVSDRLTVANMMVEAGAKTALFPFDRTAAEWYRAVRGREPPREAKRLRVEPELGADSLELDLGETGPMVAEPPAPYNVAPVEEVEGLEVDQVFIGSCTNGRYEDLEAAARILKGRRARTRLIVAPASRRVYEKALRTGLLEILHEAGAVIAPPGCAACFGAHMGVAGEGEVVVSTSNRNFPGRMGAPSARVYLASPYTAAAAAAEGRIVDPRGLLS is encoded by the coding sequence GTGGCGAGCCTCGCGCAGAGGATCATAGAGGAGCACGCGGTCGAGAAGCCCAGGGACGGGCTCGGGCCCGGCGACATAGCCGTAGTCGAGCCAGACGCTGTGCTCGTGAACGATGTCACCGGGCTCCTGGCGCTCCGTGTGCTGGAGGAGACGGGGGCGGATGGGCTCGTTGACTGCCGGAGGCAGCGGCCCCAGGTAGTGATAGCCTTCGACCACTACAGCCCAGCGCCGACAGCTGCAACCGCTACGGGGCACCGGCGCCTCCGGCTCTTCGCCCGGGAGCGTGGCTGTACTCTATGGGATGTCGGCTACGGTGTGATGCACCAGGCTGCTGTGGAGGAGCTCGTGGAGCCGGGCTGGCTCGTCCTCGGCGCTGACAGCCACACCATAACCTACGGTGCCCTCTCGGTCTTCTCGACTGGGATAGGGAGCACTGAGGCAGCCTACGCTATGGCCACTGGGAGGCTCTGGCTAAGGGTCCCTGAGCCGCTCTACGTCAGGCTCGAGGGCAGGCTGCCCGAGGGCGTTACGGGCAAGGACTTCGTGCTAAGGCTCCTAGGCGTCCTAGGCGGCGACGGCGCCATCTACCGGAGCGTGGAGTTCCACGGGCCGGGCGTAGCAGCGTTGCCGGTTAGCGACAGGCTCACCGTGGCCAACATGATGGTCGAGGCCGGGGCTAAGACCGCGCTATTCCCCTTCGACAGGACGGCGGCCGAGTGGTACCGGGCCGTGCGGGGCCGCGAGCCCCCAAGAGAAGCCAAGAGGCTACGGGTCGAGCCCGAGCTGGGGGCGGACAGCCTAGAGCTAGACCTCGGCGAGACCGGGCCCATGGTGGCCGAGCCCCCGGCGCCCTACAACGTAGCCCCCGTGGAGGAGGTCGAGGGCCTAGAGGTCGACCAGGTGTTCATAGGGAGCTGCACCAACGGCCGCTACGAGGACCTAGAGGCCGCCGCAAGGATACTCAAAGGCCGCAGAGCCCGCACCCGGCTCATAGTGGCTCCAGCCAGCAGGAGGGTCTACGAGAAGGCCCTCCGCACCGGGCTACTCGAGATACTCCACGAGGCCGGCGCCGTCATAGCGCCGCCGGGCTGCGCAGCGTGCTTCGGCGCCCACATGGGGGTTGCCGGCGAAGGCGAGGTAGTGGTCTCTACTAGTAACAGGAACTTCCCGGGCCGCATGGGGGCTCCGAGCGCCCGGGTCTACCTCGCCTCGCCCTACACGGCTGCCGCCGCCGCTGCTGAGGGCAGGATAGTAGACCCACGGGGACTGCTCAGCTGA